In Bradyrhizobium lablabi, one DNA window encodes the following:
- a CDS encoding N-acyl-D-amino-acid deacylase family protein yields the protein MADNPDLVIRGGTIADGLGGELFEADIALKDGRIAEVGRVAGKGKDEIDARGKLVAPGFVDLHTHYDGQVTWSHDITPSSQNGVTSAVMGNCGVGFAPCRPDDHFRLIQLMEGVEDIPEPVLSAGIPWAWESFPDYMDWLSQRNFDMDIGAQLPHAALRVYVMGERGARRDPATAEDNTAMAALAGDAVRAGALGFSTSRTLNHRTSTGDYTPTLKAGEDELTAIAGAMHKVGRSVLQFVLDQASIEEDLPMMLRVAENTRCPISFSVAQADRAPRRWRQTLDSINEASARGLSITAQIAARPVGLLLGLELSRNPFQTHPSYREIAKLPLAERVARLRQPEMRAAILSETATATDDPLFFRPNYDKMYLLGDPPDYEQPPENALGAQARRQGKQPEELAYDAMLSDNGRGMLYVPFLNYADGNLDAVHEMLRDPLSVPGLSDGGAHCGIICDASFPTYLLTHWTRDRKRGEKLSIPFVVAAQSRKTARSVGLYDRGVIAPGYKADINVIDYDRLHLHPPKVHYDLPVGGRRLLQQVDGYDLTIVSGVVTQRGGSPTGARPGRLVRGAQGSLQ from the coding sequence ATGGCTGACAATCCAGACCTCGTGATCCGCGGCGGCACGATTGCCGACGGTCTAGGCGGCGAATTGTTCGAAGCGGATATCGCGCTCAAGGACGGCCGCATTGCCGAAGTCGGCCGCGTCGCCGGCAAGGGCAAGGATGAGATCGACGCGCGTGGCAAGCTTGTCGCGCCGGGTTTTGTCGATCTGCACACCCATTATGACGGCCAGGTCACCTGGAGCCACGACATCACGCCCTCCTCGCAGAACGGCGTCACGTCGGCAGTGATGGGCAATTGCGGCGTCGGTTTTGCACCCTGCCGGCCGGACGATCATTTCCGGCTGATCCAATTGATGGAAGGCGTCGAGGATATTCCCGAGCCGGTGCTCAGCGCCGGCATCCCGTGGGCGTGGGAGAGCTTTCCGGATTACATGGACTGGCTGTCGCAGCGAAATTTCGACATGGATATCGGCGCGCAATTGCCGCATGCGGCGCTCCGCGTCTATGTGATGGGCGAACGTGGCGCGCGCCGCGATCCCGCAACGGCGGAGGATAACACCGCGATGGCCGCGCTCGCCGGCGATGCCGTGCGCGCCGGCGCCTTGGGATTTTCGACCTCGCGCACCCTCAACCACCGCACCTCGACCGGCGACTATACGCCGACCTTGAAGGCCGGCGAGGATGAGCTGACCGCGATTGCGGGAGCGATGCACAAGGTCGGCCGCAGCGTGCTTCAGTTTGTGCTCGATCAAGCGAGCATCGAAGAAGACCTGCCGATGATGCTGCGGGTGGCGGAGAACACACGGTGCCCGATTTCGTTCTCGGTGGCGCAGGCCGACCGGGCGCCGCGGCGCTGGCGCCAGACGCTCGACAGCATCAACGAGGCTTCCGCGCGCGGGCTTTCGATAACCGCGCAGATCGCCGCGCGCCCGGTCGGGCTATTGCTCGGACTGGAATTGTCCCGCAATCCGTTCCAGACCCATCCGAGCTACAGAGAGATCGCCAAACTGCCGTTGGCCGAGCGCGTGGCGCGGCTGCGCCAGCCCGAGATGCGCGCGGCCATCTTAAGCGAGACGGCGACCGCGACCGACGATCCGCTGTTCTTCCGTCCGAATTACGACAAGATGTATCTGCTCGGCGATCCCCCGGATTACGAACAGCCGCCGGAGAATGCGTTGGGCGCGCAGGCCCGCCGCCAGGGAAAGCAGCCGGAAGAGCTTGCCTATGACGCGATGCTGTCGGACAACGGCCGCGGCATGCTCTACGTGCCGTTCCTCAATTACGCCGACGGCAATCTCGATGCGGTGCACGAGATGCTGCGCGATCCGCTATCCGTGCCGGGACTGAGCGATGGCGGCGCCCATTGCGGCATTATCTGCGACGCCAGTTTCCCGACCTATCTGCTGACGCACTGGACAAGGGACAGGAAGCGCGGCGAAAAGCTGTCGATCCCCTTCGTGGTGGCGGCGCAGTCGCGCAAGACCGCGCGCTCGGTCGGACTCTACGACCGCGGTGTGATCGCGCCCGGCTACAAGGCCGATATCAATGTCATCGACTACGATCGGCTGCATCTGCACCCGCCAAAGGTGCATTACGACCTTCCGGTCGGCGGCCGCCGCCTGCTGCAGCAGGTCGACGGCTATGATTTAACCATCGTCTCGGGCGTGGTGACGCAACGCGGCGGCAGCCCCACCGGGGCCCGTCCGGGCCGGCTGGTGCGCGGCGCACAGGGCAGTTTGCAGTAG
- a CDS encoding MFS transporter, with amino-acid sequence MVDVLAAPQQAKTDASLRTLAAISTAHWVSHFHFMALPMLFPFLKQQLGVGYIELGFALTVFAAVSGLTQAPMGYLADHIGARKILLMGLTLGGFALIMLGLHLSYSWLIASAVLLGLANSVYHPADYAILSAHMDEARMGRAFSIHTFAGYLGGAVAPAIVAALVAMTGGYGALIVAGAVGPLVALLLAAVGIPDASAADRRNDGERVPPQSIITPTLIVLTIFFMLLSLSNAGIGNFGVVALMSGYGASFSNANFALTAFLGFSAVGVLAGGFLADRTRRHGQVAAGCFAVNAAIVLAIATVTLPSLLLTTAMGMAGFLGGVIAPSRDMLVRHAAPAGAAGRAFGIVTTGFNLGGIVSPLLFGWIMDQNAPHWVFGASVIFMILTVLLALVTDRKPQRSSEASDARLMQP; translated from the coding sequence ATGGTCGACGTTCTCGCCGCACCGCAACAAGCAAAAACCGACGCATCGCTGCGGACGCTGGCTGCGATTTCGACGGCCCATTGGGTTAGTCATTTCCATTTTATGGCGCTGCCGATGCTGTTCCCGTTTCTGAAACAGCAGCTCGGCGTCGGCTACATCGAGCTAGGCTTTGCGCTCACCGTATTCGCCGCTGTTTCCGGACTGACCCAGGCGCCGATGGGATATCTTGCCGATCATATCGGCGCTCGCAAGATCCTGCTGATGGGCCTTACCCTCGGCGGCTTCGCGTTGATCATGCTCGGCCTGCATCTCAGTTACAGCTGGCTGATCGCCAGCGCAGTGCTGTTGGGGCTCGCCAACAGCGTTTATCATCCGGCCGACTATGCGATCCTGTCGGCCCATATGGATGAGGCGCGGATGGGCCGCGCATTTTCGATCCACACCTTTGCAGGGTACCTTGGCGGCGCGGTCGCGCCCGCCATCGTGGCCGCACTGGTTGCGATGACCGGAGGCTATGGCGCCCTGATCGTGGCCGGCGCCGTGGGTCCGCTGGTGGCGCTGTTGCTGGCCGCCGTCGGCATTCCAGATGCCAGCGCCGCCGATCGCAGAAACGACGGCGAGCGGGTACCGCCACAAAGCATCATCACGCCGACCCTGATCGTGCTGACGATCTTCTTCATGCTGCTGAGCCTGTCCAATGCCGGGATCGGCAATTTCGGCGTGGTGGCGCTGATGAGCGGTTACGGCGCGTCGTTCTCGAACGCCAATTTCGCGCTGACGGCGTTTCTCGGCTTTAGCGCTGTTGGGGTGCTGGCGGGCGGCTTTCTTGCCGACCGTACAAGGCGCCACGGCCAAGTCGCCGCCGGCTGTTTCGCTGTCAACGCCGCCATCGTGCTTGCCATTGCGACTGTCACGCTACCTTCGCTGCTGTTAACGACGGCAATGGGGATGGCGGGATTCCTCGGCGGCGTGATCGCCCCCTCGCGCGATATGCTGGTGCGCCACGCCGCACCCGCGGGCGCGGCCGGGCGGGCCTTCGGAATCGTCACCACCGGCTTCAACCTCGGCGGCATTGTCAGTCCGTTATTGTTCGGCTGGATCATGGACCAGAACGCCCCGCACTGGGTGTTTGGCGCCTCCGTGATATTCATGATCCTCACGGTCCTGCTGGCGCTTGTCACCGACCGCAAGCCGCAACGGAGTTCCGAAGCATCCGATGCAAGGCTGATGCAGCCCTGA
- a CDS encoding ATP-binding protein, with the protein MNSLRARIVLTLFLSIICVVVMATATLFLARQGHAQKEQRDYAQLVSEAILLISPLFGGDENDRRSHLGSGPVPGQPRPELTNLLQSQLRNAGSDLVVVVTQPTETPHPFVSIKLKSGWLALPIPERHRGEVLYALASWFLLVALGTVCVAVWFAHRITRHLAVLERVAATIDADGVIPRLPETGPAELRATARALNTMTARLKNAAESRMRLVAAAGHDLRTPMTRMRLRAEFLDEEDRSMWLSDLEELDRIADSAIQLVREETQRETSQLVRVDEITSEICQDLAAMKASVTIMKMEAVTISSAPLALTRAVRNLVINAATHGGGAFVTVGLEDNATASIIIEDEGPGIPDQSMSRVFEPFFRVDPARRKFGAGAGLGLAIAKEIVERHGGKLTLQNRSPRGLRQRISFPACFA; encoded by the coding sequence ATGAATTCCCTGAGGGCTCGCATTGTCCTGACGCTGTTCTTGTCGATCATCTGCGTCGTCGTCATGGCGACCGCAACCTTATTTTTGGCGCGGCAGGGGCATGCCCAAAAGGAACAAAGGGATTACGCCCAATTGGTTTCCGAGGCGATCCTGCTGATCTCGCCCTTGTTCGGTGGCGACGAAAACGACAGGCGCTCGCATTTGGGATCGGGCCCCGTACCAGGTCAGCCGCGCCCGGAATTGACGAACCTGCTGCAATCTCAATTGCGCAACGCAGGATCTGATCTAGTGGTTGTCGTAACACAACCGACTGAAACCCCTCACCCGTTTGTGTCGATCAAGCTGAAATCGGGCTGGCTTGCACTTCCGATACCGGAGCGTCATCGCGGAGAAGTTCTGTACGCTCTCGCCAGCTGGTTCTTGCTGGTCGCCCTCGGAACCGTCTGTGTGGCGGTGTGGTTTGCCCACCGCATCACCCGCCATCTCGCGGTGCTGGAGCGCGTCGCGGCAACGATTGACGCCGACGGCGTTATTCCGCGATTGCCGGAAACTGGACCAGCCGAACTGAGGGCAACCGCGCGCGCGCTCAATACCATGACGGCGAGGTTGAAAAACGCTGCCGAAAGCCGGATGCGATTGGTCGCAGCCGCTGGCCACGATCTGCGTACGCCGATGACCCGGATGCGGCTGCGAGCCGAGTTTCTCGACGAGGAGGATCGGTCGATGTGGCTGAGCGACCTCGAGGAGCTCGACCGCATCGCCGATAGCGCAATCCAGCTGGTGCGCGAAGAAACCCAGCGGGAAACAAGCCAGTTGGTCCGGGTCGACGAAATCACCAGCGAAATTTGCCAGGATCTCGCAGCAATGAAGGCGTCGGTGACGATTATGAAAATGGAGGCGGTGACAATTTCATCGGCGCCATTGGCGCTGACGCGGGCCGTCAGAAATCTCGTGATCAATGCGGCAACGCATGGCGGTGGCGCCTTTGTCACGGTAGGTCTGGAAGACAACGCTACCGCCTCGATCATTATCGAGGATGAGGGGCCCGGCATTCCGGACCAAAGCATGTCGCGGGTATTCGAACCCTTTTTCCGGGTTGATCCGGCGCGGCGCAAGTTTGGAGCTGGTGCAGGCCTTGGCCTGGCGATCGCCAAGGAGATCGTCGAACGTCACGGCGGCAAATTAACCCTGCAGAACCGCTCGCCGAGGGGACTGCGGCAAAGAATAAGTTTTCCGGCGTGTTTTGCGTGA
- a CDS encoding sterol desaturase family protein: MTAAIYVGELVFAIALAITLLAASTLKFSLAALLFCCGLAAWTLAEYITHRFVLHAIAPVQHGKHHARPQDGIDKVFWQIWLAFAFAYLAAGGAVLAGVLVAYGWYLSVHYCAHHSPTILPASLLKHHLDHHRFANRNYGVTTKFWDRAFGTMLR, encoded by the coding sequence ATGACGGCCGCCATTTACGTTGGCGAGCTTGTTTTCGCGATTGCGCTGGCAATCACCTTGCTGGCTGCCTCGACGCTTAAGTTTTCCCTTGCCGCGCTTCTGTTCTGCTGCGGTCTCGCGGCGTGGACGTTGGCGGAATACATCACGCATCGCTTTGTGTTGCATGCCATTGCCCCGGTGCAACACGGGAAACATCACGCCCGCCCGCAAGACGGCATCGACAAGGTGTTCTGGCAAATATGGCTCGCATTCGCATTCGCCTATCTGGCGGCGGGAGGCGCCGTTCTGGCCGGCGTTCTCGTCGCCTACGGCTGGTATCTATCGGTCCATTATTGCGCCCATCACAGTCCCACGATTCTGCCGGCTTCGCTGCTGAAACATCACCTCGACCACCACAGGTTCGCGAACCGAAACTACGGCGTCACGACGAAGTTCTGGGATCGCGCGTTCGGTACGATGCTCCGGTGA
- a CDS encoding AMP-binding protein: MALKEGSSMRQLFESMRRHVSEAGELIAVSDQHGQLSRRELLARVTSLAADLKGQPRTVGIYAPNGLGWVIAQLACAFAGKIVVPLPTFFSPAQLGHVVRDASVELVLASEQTAPLAVQSGVPTNVIDIHRAGAGLPDAIDGFGQIIYTSGSTGQPKGVRHQSGQIAWSAAALASATAASATDSYLSLLPLPLLLETICSIFIPASLGAYVHFETGLAERIGRGSATGIAKAFEIHRPTTSVLVPQLLKHWVGELQSVGLAAPSSLRFVAVGGAPVPTQIANAAWRLGIPVHEGYGLSECCSVVTLNQPKERRPGTVGEALSGLSVSIDEGEIVVDGPSITDGYLGQGPAKRPWRTGDLGEIDRDGFLTVHGRKDSLIVTSFGRNISPEWIETMLLADPRIALCTVAGHGEPYLTVLLIPSAQGAAWFASASRADILELLSDCCSDAPEYAVPRAYVIVSFEQALNHQLLSNGRPVRKNIAKFILDRAAAPRTPLVPTSLPI; the protein is encoded by the coding sequence ATGGCCCTCAAAGAAGGGAGCAGTATGCGGCAACTATTTGAGTCGATGCGGCGCCATGTGTCAGAGGCGGGCGAGTTGATCGCGGTAAGCGACCAGCACGGTCAATTGTCCCGCCGCGAACTCCTTGCCAGAGTGACGAGCCTCGCGGCCGACCTTAAGGGTCAGCCTCGAACCGTCGGCATCTACGCTCCAAACGGGCTTGGCTGGGTCATCGCCCAGCTCGCCTGCGCATTTGCCGGCAAAATCGTAGTGCCGTTGCCGACTTTCTTTAGCCCGGCGCAACTCGGCCACGTCGTTCGCGATGCATCGGTCGAGCTTGTTCTGGCCTCCGAACAAACCGCACCACTGGCCGTTCAATCGGGCGTACCGACCAATGTTATCGACATCCATCGGGCGGGAGCGGGGCTGCCGGATGCGATCGATGGCTTCGGTCAGATCATCTATACCTCGGGCAGCACAGGTCAACCGAAAGGTGTCCGCCATCAAAGTGGGCAAATCGCGTGGTCGGCCGCCGCGTTGGCATCTGCGACCGCGGCAAGCGCGACCGACTCATATCTCTCGTTGCTTCCGTTGCCGCTGCTGTTGGAGACGATCTGTTCGATCTTTATTCCAGCATCGCTTGGGGCTTATGTCCATTTCGAAACCGGCCTAGCCGAACGAATAGGTCGCGGCAGCGCGACCGGGATTGCGAAGGCATTCGAAATTCATCGTCCCACTACGAGCGTGCTGGTGCCGCAATTGCTGAAGCACTGGGTCGGGGAGCTCCAGTCCGTCGGCCTGGCCGCGCCGTCTTCGCTTCGATTTGTAGCGGTGGGAGGCGCGCCGGTCCCAACGCAAATTGCGAATGCCGCCTGGCGCCTGGGAATCCCCGTGCACGAAGGCTACGGACTTTCGGAATGCTGCTCGGTTGTTACCCTCAACCAACCGAAGGAACGGCGCCCCGGCACGGTTGGCGAAGCGTTGAGCGGTCTGTCGGTGTCGATCGATGAGGGAGAGATCGTAGTCGACGGACCTTCGATCACAGACGGTTACCTGGGGCAGGGACCCGCCAAGAGACCCTGGCGCACCGGTGACCTCGGAGAGATCGATCGCGACGGATTCCTTACCGTGCACGGACGCAAGGACAGTCTCATCGTCACCTCATTCGGTAGAAACATCAGCCCTGAATGGATCGAGACAATGCTGCTTGCCGATCCACGCATTGCGCTCTGTACTGTCGCCGGTCACGGCGAGCCCTATTTGACCGTGTTGCTTATCCCTTCTGCTCAAGGTGCAGCTTGGTTCGCCTCGGCCAGTCGCGCCGATATCCTGGAGCTGCTGTCCGATTGCTGTTCTGACGCACCGGAATATGCAGTGCCACGCGCTTACGTCATCGTTTCCTTCGAACAAGCTTTGAACCATCAATTGCTCAGCAATGGACGACCCGTTCGAAAAAACATTGCCAAGTTCATCCTGGATAGAGCGGCCGCTCCGCGCACGCCTCTTGTCCCGACGTCGCTTCCAATCTGA
- a CDS encoding response regulator: MHVEPHILIVDDDLQIRKLLGRYLAEQGFRVTLASDKRTLEAALESNDIKLIVLDVMLPDGSGLEICRDMRAQNSHIPIILLTALKEDVDRIIGLEIGADDYLGKPFNPRELAARIRAVLRRQSEAAKIVHSPQEYRFEGFKLQPGLRRVLNASGGLLELTSAEFDLLHALVARSGRMLSREYLLDATKRGDGDAFDRSVDVLLSRVRRKLGDVEFQLIKTVRNGGYVFTANVEKIGAGE, encoded by the coding sequence GTGCACGTCGAACCGCACATCTTGATTGTCGATGATGATCTGCAAATTCGAAAGCTGCTTGGCCGGTATCTGGCGGAGCAGGGGTTTCGGGTGACGCTGGCGTCCGACAAGCGCACGCTTGAGGCCGCGCTGGAATCCAACGACATCAAGCTGATCGTGCTCGATGTCATGTTGCCGGACGGATCAGGCCTGGAAATCTGCCGGGACATGCGAGCCCAGAACTCGCATATTCCGATCATTCTTCTCACCGCATTGAAGGAGGACGTCGACCGCATCATCGGCCTCGAGATCGGCGCCGACGATTATCTCGGCAAGCCGTTCAATCCGCGGGAGCTTGCGGCCCGCATTCGCGCGGTGCTTCGTCGTCAAAGTGAGGCGGCCAAGATTGTGCATTCGCCGCAGGAATACCGGTTCGAGGGTTTCAAGTTACAGCCGGGATTGCGTCGGGTTCTGAACGCGAGCGGCGGGCTGTTGGAGCTGACCTCGGCCGAATTCGATCTCTTGCATGCGTTGGTGGCGCGCTCGGGGCGAATGCTGTCGCGCGAATATTTGCTGGATGCGACCAAGCGCGGCGATGGCGATGCCTTCGATCGCTCGGTCGACGTGCTGTTGAGCCGGGTTCGCCGCAAGCTCGGCGACGTCGAATTTCAGCTGATCAAGACGGTGCGAAACGGCGGCTACGTATTTACCGCGAATGTTGAGAAGATTGGAGCGGGCGAATGA
- a CDS encoding ATP-grasp domain-containing protein: MMPDMAVSAHVVKPLRVLLSEGNSTSAREAITILGLAGHIVEVCDPSPYCFARFSRFVAKFHRCPSMRDDPAGFLTFVEKLLAARHFDVLLPIHEQGFLFARVAPCLADRVGLALPSFANYRTAHSKVGFSRLLDRLGLPQPPTRIVESESELRDAVRFPAVVKTSVGTASRGIWFVRNDGDLEGALRELNGQDLSIRGAFADEVLVQEFVAGTTEKAQAVFCRGELIGFHAFRQIAGGAGGGEAIKQSVSRPEMRGFVATIGRELAWHGALSVDYIMADDDTAPRLIDCNPRLVEPMSAYLAGLDLVSLLLRVSQGEVPASAGESRAGVRTHLAMQALLGCAARGGTRRDIFRECWRLLTGAEPYADSAEELTPVRRDWVSAVPLTMVAIFLLIAPRRAAALARGGWGAHLLDPKSIRRIASEDFYNG; encoded by the coding sequence ATGATGCCCGACATGGCCGTTTCAGCGCATGTTGTAAAGCCGCTCCGGGTGCTCCTGTCGGAAGGAAACAGCACCTCGGCGCGGGAGGCGATCACGATCCTGGGGTTGGCGGGTCATATCGTCGAGGTCTGCGATCCCAGCCCCTATTGCTTCGCGCGATTCTCGCGCTTTGTCGCCAAATTCCATCGCTGTCCGTCCATGCGCGACGATCCCGCCGGCTTCCTTACCTTTGTCGAGAAACTGCTTGCCGCGCGGCATTTCGACGTGCTGCTGCCGATCCACGAACAGGGATTTTTGTTCGCGCGGGTTGCGCCGTGCCTGGCGGACCGCGTCGGACTGGCGCTGCCAAGTTTTGCCAATTATCGCACCGCGCACAGCAAGGTCGGATTCAGCCGGCTGCTCGATCGATTGGGCCTGCCGCAGCCACCGACGCGCATCGTGGAATCCGAAAGCGAGCTGCGTGACGCCGTCCGGTTCCCTGCTGTCGTCAAGACGTCCGTGGGCACCGCAAGCCGCGGCATCTGGTTTGTACGCAACGACGGCGATCTGGAAGGCGCGCTGCGGGAGTTGAATGGGCAAGACCTAAGCATTCGCGGCGCGTTCGCCGACGAGGTGCTGGTGCAGGAATTCGTCGCCGGCACGACGGAGAAGGCGCAAGCCGTGTTTTGCCGCGGCGAGTTGATTGGCTTTCATGCCTTTCGGCAGATCGCCGGCGGCGCCGGCGGCGGCGAGGCGATCAAGCAAAGCGTCAGCCGGCCCGAAATGCGCGGCTTTGTCGCGACGATCGGCCGGGAACTGGCCTGGCATGGGGCGTTGTCGGTCGATTACATCATGGCCGATGATGACACCGCGCCGCGCCTGATCGACTGCAATCCGCGATTGGTCGAACCGATGAGCGCCTATCTCGCCGGGCTCGATCTCGTATCGTTATTGCTTCGCGTCTCGCAAGGTGAGGTGCCCGCGTCAGCCGGCGAAAGCCGCGCCGGCGTCCGGACCCATCTTGCGATGCAGGCGCTCTTGGGATGCGCGGCACGCGGCGGCACGCGGCGCGATATTTTCCGCGAATGCTGGCGCTTGTTGACCGGCGCCGAACCCTATGCCGACAGCGCCGAGGAATTGACGCCCGTAAGACGGGATTGGGTCAGCGCCGTACCGCTGACGATGGTGGCGATATTTCTGCTGATCGCCCCGCGGCGGGCGGCGGCTTTGGCACGAGGCGGCTGGGGCGCACATTTGCTCGATCCCAAGAGCATCCGGCGCATCGCGAGCGAAGATTTCTATAACGGCTGA
- a CDS encoding TenA family transcriptional regulator, whose translation MSFYEQLVAETADSREAFLAIPLVRNTLRNGAPRSLYLDFLAEAYHHVKHTFPLLALAASRTSDERYQDALVEYMEEERGHEKWILNDIRALGGDPDAVRDGQAGQACRIMVGYAYYAIEHISSYAYLGSVHVLEGMSVLLADQLADVMKASLGLESESGFSYLRTHGSLDSEHVAFFRKLVNGFDDRNTQRIIIDNAAIFYRLYGSIFHDLGARAELSHAA comes from the coding sequence ATGAGCTTCTATGAGCAACTGGTCGCTGAGACCGCCGACAGCCGTGAGGCTTTTCTCGCCATTCCGCTGGTGCGAAACACGCTGCGGAACGGCGCGCCTCGCAGCCTCTACCTCGATTTCCTGGCCGAGGCCTATCACCATGTCAAACATACGTTTCCGCTGCTGGCTTTGGCCGCGTCACGCACTTCGGACGAACGCTATCAGGACGCGCTGGTCGAATACATGGAGGAAGAGCGCGGTCATGAGAAATGGATTCTCAACGACATCCGGGCACTTGGCGGCGATCCCGATGCGGTACGCGATGGCCAGGCGGGGCAGGCCTGCCGGATCATGGTGGGATACGCCTATTACGCCATCGAACATATCAGCTCCTACGCATATCTCGGAAGCGTGCATGTTCTGGAAGGGATGTCGGTATTGCTGGCAGACCAACTTGCCGACGTCATGAAAGCGTCTCTCGGCTTGGAGAGCGAAAGCGGATTTAGCTATCTTCGGACTCACGGCTCGCTTGACAGCGAACACGTCGCGTTCTTCCGAAAGCTGGTCAATGGTTTCGATGACCGGAACACCCAACGCATCATCATCGACAACGCCGCGATCTTCTACCGATTGTACGGCTCGATCTTTCACGACCTCGGCGCTCGGGCGGAGCTGAGCCATGCTGCGTGA
- a CDS encoding thermostable hemolysin: protein MIGNNGIDPILWPVSEMKTALLANDDALRRPAEEFIKDTYEARYGARLETFPSRIIALLDHRDEILCAAGLRFLDDGFFSERYLDTPVEDVVSAISARTVNRSAIFEVTTLASRAPLATAEFIAEIGSFGERAGFEWSFFTLTRRLHLLVSRLGVALTLLGEADRHRIADSERWGTYYACQPKVYAVASRRPKMSGDGPQRREQYAATI, encoded by the coding sequence ATGATCGGCAACAACGGGATCGATCCGATCCTGTGGCCGGTAAGCGAGATGAAGACAGCCCTTCTGGCAAATGATGATGCTCTCAGGCGTCCAGCCGAGGAATTCATCAAGGACACCTACGAGGCTCGATATGGCGCACGGCTTGAGACTTTCCCGTCGCGGATAATCGCCCTTTTGGATCATCGTGACGAGATTCTCTGTGCGGCCGGGCTTCGTTTCCTGGATGATGGATTCTTCTCCGAACGTTACCTCGATACGCCAGTCGAAGACGTCGTCAGCGCGATATCGGCGCGAACCGTCAATCGGAGCGCAATCTTTGAAGTGACGACGCTAGCCAGCCGGGCACCGCTGGCGACGGCAGAGTTCATCGCGGAAATCGGCAGCTTTGGTGAGAGGGCCGGATTTGAATGGTCTTTCTTTACACTGACGCGCCGTCTTCACCTCTTGGTCAGCCGCCTTGGCGTCGCACTGACCTTGCTTGGTGAGGCCGACCGTCATCGCATCGCGGATTCCGAGCGATGGGGCACCTACTACGCTTGCCAGCCGAAGGTATATGCCGTTGCCAGCCGACGTCCAAAGATGAGCGGTGATGGCCCTCAAAGAAGGGAGCAGTATGCGGCAACTATTTGA